A genomic segment from Cryptococcus gattii WM276 chromosome J, complete sequence encodes:
- a CDS encoding transcription factor, putative (Similar to TIGR gene model, INSD accession AAW43074.1): MYTTACEACRKVRMKCIRPSRGYDMSEICERCRSIGVECITVKRRVGRQPGVKNRKRKTDIISEQAVASSTCHNEAGISRDVDHLPNPLHVLASEAIRRHSTPEAEEAGAQDSSYTRNSKSIFDRYSDWADKIQPEGGKEAIMRRLDSLLSNRLIEMSSVVNEPSVFCGRIDMERPDASPEHDVISLQIISLAEAQHLFDSFMELITNGSMYFDPRLHTLPFVRSRSSFLLAVILAIASTYKSICPSAHLHALLMSHAHRLETVVRNNHLKSIEIIQGLLLLASWTEIPSTLARDKTWMFVSHALALVVELRLDASLPYCVQTDPLYHKDNHDLLVRNAHRVCFLMYIHDRNMAMVAGWHPIFRDSALMSSDSLAKWGKHPLAHRFDAAICASVSLRKLVTSAHARLSTQNYTDFTSGKEFIDRSMAEWRRRWSYEIQNTHEYDIIARFSAFVLALTLVKKRQLTGQIEREARRVCEVLAFDVVCAAIHHYKTWKGLLNSATFDTSMVAFCAIYTIQSINHSASPYLSDLSLLRLATVHELIGELEAQAEARHVVDIPGYFSVVDAMARQLSRNMRLLLSKKEIYQAPHSETSETSETHSSTYGLHANSTHIHSRPHHLQDDHHYTDDRFPQFDEFAQFMFTTDDGGLPFMGDWGLEGMLPDMDFGTEGGYSESEFGGASHEMTQGVNMQHMLNLG; the protein is encoded by the exons ATGTACACCACTGCGTGCGAGGCATGCCGCAAGGTACGAATGAA GTGTATTCGCCCTTCTAGGGGTTATGATATGTCTGAGATATGCGAACGTTGCCGCTCCATAGGCGTCGAGTGCATCACCGTAAAGCGTCGCGTGGGAAGGCAGCCGGGAGTTAAGAATCGCAAGCGCAAGACGGATATTATCAGCGAACAAGCCGTAGCTTCTTCCACATGCCACAATGAAGCAGGCATTTCGAGAGATGTGGATCATCTTCCAAACCCACTACACGTCTTGGCTTCGGAAGCTATTAGAAGGCATTCTACACCAGA GGCGGAAGAGGCAGGTGCTCAGGATAGTTCCTACACTCGTAACAGCAAGAGCATCTTCGATAGATACTCAGACTGGGCCGATAAGATTCAGCCGGAGGGCGGGAAGGAGGCGATTATGCGTCGACTTGATTCTTTATTATCAAATAGGCTCATAGAAATGTCCTCAGTTGTTAACGAACCCTCAGTCTTCTGTGGAAGGATTGAT ATGGAGAGGCCAGATGCATCCCCCGAGCATGATGTCATTTCGTTGCAGATCATCAGTCTCGCTGAGGCCCAGCATCTTTTTGACTC ATTTATGGAGCTCATCACCAATGGATCCATGTACTTTGACCCGCGCCTCCACACCCTCCCATTCGTCCGATCCCGCAGCTCATTCCTCCTTGCCGTCATCCTCGCTATCGCAAGCACTTACAAGTCCATCTGCCCCTCTGCACACCTGCATGCTCTCCTCATGAGCCACGCACACAGACTCGAGACTGTAGTTCGGAATAATCACCTCAAATCGATTGAGATTATCCAGGGTCTGTTGCTTTTGGCGAGTTGGACGGAAATACCGTCTACTCTGGCGAGGGATAAGACGTGGATGTTTGTGTCACATGCGTTGGCGCTCGTTGTTGAGCTCCGATTGGATGCTTCGTTGCCATACTGTGTTCAAACGGATCCATTATACCACAAGGATAATCATGACCTGCTGGTTAGGAATGCACATCGAGTGTGCTTCCTCATGTATATACATGATCGC AATATGGCGATGGTGGCGGGCTGGCATCCGATATTTCGAGATTCTGCTTTAATGTCATCAGACTCATTAGCAAAATGGGGGAAACATCCT CTTGCCCACCGTTTTGACGCAGCTATCTGTGCCTCTGTGTCTCTGCGAAAGCTCGTG ACGAGCGCACATGCCCGGTTGAGTACCCAAAATTACACCGATTTCACCTCAGGCAAAGAATTCATTGACCGTTCAATGGCGGAATGGCGAAGACGATGGTCCTACGAAATACAAA ATACCCATGAATACGACATTATTGCACGCTTTTCGGCTTTTGTGCTGGCATTGACACTGGTCAAGAAGCGACAACTCACAGGGCAAATTGAAAGGGAAGCGAGACGAGTTTGTGAGGTACTAGCGTTTGATGTCGTATGTGCTGCCATACATCATTATAAGACGTGGAAAGGTCTTTTGAATTCCGCGACGTTCGA TACAAGCATGGTTGCGTTTTGCGCCATATATACTATTCAATCAATCAACCACTCTGCTTCACCGTACCTTTCGGACCTTTCGCTGCTACGCTTAGCTACTGTCCACGAGCTTATTGGCGAACTGGAAGCGCAAGCAGAGGCAAGGCATGTCGTCGACATCCCTGGATACTTTTCTGTTGTTGACGCCATGGCCCGTCAATTGTCCCGCAATATGCGCCTGTTGCTCTCAAAGAAAGAAATCTACCAAGCGCCTCACTCTGAGACCTCCGAGACCTCCGAGACCCATTCTTCGACATACGGTCTCCATGCAAATTCTACTCATATACATTCCcgtcctcatcatctgcAAGACGATCATCACTACACCGACGACCGATTTCCGCAGTTTGACGAGTTCGCACAGTTCATGTTTACAACAGACGATGGGGGATTACCATTCATGGGCGATTGGGGTTTGGAAGGGATGTTGCCCGATATGGACTTTGGGACAGAGGGGGGATATTCGGAGAGCGAGTTTGGAGGGGCGTCACATGAGATGACTCAAGGGGTGAACATGCAGCATATGTTGAATCTAGGAT AG
- a CDS encoding low-affinity zinc ion transporter, putative (Similar to TIGR gene model, INSD accession AAW43085.1~Zinc-regulated transporter 1 (High-affinity zinc transport protein ZRT1)) has protein sequence MSDEAPDADPCAMDNSESHFGLRIGSIFIILVTSVIGTLLPIIFRQSSFVPRSVFEFAKYFGSGVIIATAFIHLLAPAWEELTSECLSGAWEDYSWAPAIAMAAVYFIFFAEVAAYRAGTKRLERLGINYSSHAHDETDAHAHSHNREPPLGVDITVPAPDHHIHPSHSNITSDPHGHHRHSVSNEKDKDLEAASEISTVNQLPSQAEATAQLIAVAVLEFGVVLHSVIIGLTLAVDESFVTLFVVIIFHQMFEGLGLGSRLSILTLPENLWWTRYAAAIFYSLCTPVGVAIGLGVRSTYNGNSAKANIISGVLDATSAGILLYTGLVELLAHEVLLNPRMMKSGNFKLAYVFCCMLLGSGLMALLGRWA, from the exons ATGTCCGACGAAGCTCCCGATGCTGACCCCTGTGCCATGGATAACAGTGAATCTCACTTTGGCTTGCGAATCGGATCCATTTTTATCATATTGGTCACCTCAGTGATCGGCACATTACTGCCTATCATTTTCAGACAAAGCAGTTTCGTCCCAAGATCGGTATTTGA ATTTGCCAAATACTTCGGTTCAGGTGTGATAATAGCAACGGCGTTTATACATCTGTTAGCGCCGGCATGGGAGGAGTTGACTTCAGAATGTCTGTCAGGTGCGTGGGAGGACTAC TCCTGGGCACCTGCCATCGCTATGGCTGCTGTCTACTTTATCTTCTTTGCTGAAGTTGCCGCTTATCGAGCGGGCACAAAGCGACTTGAGCGATTGGGTATCAACTACA GCTCACACGCTCATGATGAGACTGATGCTCACGCTCATTCTCACAATCGCGAACCACCTCTTGGTGTGGATATCACCGTCCCTGCTCCTGACCATCACATTCATCCCTCCCACTCCAACATCACCTCTGATCCTCATGGGCATCACCGCCACTCTGTGTCGAACGAGAAGGACAAAGATCTTGAGGCCGCTTCTGAGATCTCAACTGTGAACCAGCTTCCAAGCCAGGCTGAGGCTACTGCTCAACTTATCGCCGTTGCTGTTTTAGAATTCGGTGTCGTTCTTCATTC TGTTATAATCGGCCTTACCCTCGCTGTCGACGAATCCTTTGTTACCCTTTTCGTTGTCATCATCTTTCACCAAATGTTCGAAGGTCTCGGCCTTGGCTCCCGTCTCTCAATCCTTACTCTTCCCGAAAATCTCTGGTGGACACGATACGCTGCTGCCATTTTCTACTCCCTCTGTACCCCTGTTGGCGTCGCCATCGGTCTCGGTGTTCGATCCACCTACAATGGTAACAGTGCAAAAGCCAACATCATTTCAGGTGTCCTCGATGCGACGTCGGCTGGTATCTTGCTTTACACTGGTCTGGTCGAGTTGCTCGCCCATGAGGTGTTATTAAACCCCAGGATGATGAAGTCGGGCAACTTCAAGTTGGCTTATGTCTTCTGCTGTATGCTTTTAGGTTCCGGTCTCATGGCACTGCTTGGTCGATGGGCGTGA
- a CDS encoding Hypothetical Protein (Similar to TIGR gene model, INSD accession AAW43062.1), producing MSSTWREFMSWNKYTSIASRALRQALNEADRVAAEKRAVIGVRYQLWENGQSGESNYVVPPPKQAQTPGNPSA from the exons ATGTCTTCTACCTGGAGAGAGTTCATGTC TTGGAACAAGTACACCTCTATTGCCTCTCGTGCTCTTCGACAGGCTCTCAACGAGGCCGACCGTGTCGCTGCTGAGAAGCGTGCAGTCATTGGCGT CCGATACCAGCTCTGGGAGAATGGCCAGTCTGGCGAGTCCAACTATGTTGTCCCTCCCCCCAAGCAGGCTCAAACCCCTGGCAACCCTTCCGCCTAA
- a CDS encoding Hypothetical Protein (Similar to TIGR gene model, INSD accession AAW43065.1) — MLGPKLRTITAGFLLLATVGSSTFAMLQPEAYNRSFTPSGSVSSGEGKSQVSFSGNGDKVQGDGNAGALASEEGSLVDIILGSGGSRDHGEIDGEDATTGPTVADLLTTERTASLWWSYARDSVEIARRLESKLKSSTVLVPVDKAILALERKPHQSPGETPEDAAFKFISAHIIDGTPREGTLPTLLPNFSVELVKDESAKGGWRVRPGDVEVLAEKDGANGRVMYLAEVLPFLK; from the exons ATGCTGGGTCCGAAACTGCGAACAATTACCGCTGGTTTCTTGCTTCTAGCGACTGTGGGCTCTTCAACTTTCGCCATGCTTCAGCCTGAAGCATACAATCGCTCATTTACGCCCTCTGGCTCAGTTAGCAGTGGGGAAGGCAAATCTCAAGTATCTTTCTCAGGCAATGGAGATAAGGTTCAAGGAGATGGGAATGCAGGGGCATTGGCAAGTGAGGAAGGGAGTTTAGTGGATATTATTCTCGGTTCGGGAGGCTCTCGCGATCATGGAGAAATTGATGGAGAGGATGCAACCACAGGGCCTACCGTGGCGGACTTGTTGACGACTGAGCGTACGGCGAGTTTATGGTGGAGTTATGCTAGAGATAGCGTCGAAATT GCCAGGAGATTGGAATCAAAGTTGAAGAGCTCGACGGTATTGGTTCCTGTCGATAAAGCCATCTTGGCGTTGGAGAGGAAACC GCACCAGTCTCCCGGAGAGACTCCAGAAGACGCAGCATTCAAATTTATCAGTGCTCACATAATAGAC GGAACACCCCGCGAAGGTACTCTCCCtacccttcttcccaaCTTTTCTGTCGAACTTGTAAAAGATGAGAGTGCCAAGGGGGGATGGAGAGTCCGACCTGGAGATGTAGAAGTGTTGGCGGAGAAGGACGGGGCGAACGGACGGGTCATGTATTTGGCAGAGGTTTTGCCATTTCTGAAATGA
- a CDS encoding uncharacterized protein (Similar to TIGR gene model, INSD accession AAW43024.1) yields MGGDPFAPVSESAEEEAAWAESSFMKGTAGNQQVRKLGGFLRLMEEEREAEEVRAAKRMERRLDQEGEEFEEESDEEERDEANQRPQVAEDQHEVELAFEKRLLELFLDGLDTIDYSPIDFVDPPGGDPIAQQDDEDRYFDDEEPSRTPNGTTQGEALRDRQTMNGGDKTAQNGQGEYDY; encoded by the exons ATGGGCGGCGATCCATTTGCTCCAGTGAGTGAGAGCGCTGAGGAAGAAGCGGCGTGGGCAGAATCATCGTTTATGAAAGGGACTGCTGGGAATCAGCAGGTGAGAAAGCTTGGAGGGTTTTTGAGGttgatggaagaggagagggaggcGGAAGAAGTGAGAGCAGCAAAGCGGATGGAGAGACGCTTAGATcaagaaggggaagagtttgaagaggaaagcgatgaggaagagagagatgaAGCAAATCAACGGCCCCAGGTGGCAGAAGATCAACATGAAGTTGAGCTTGCGTTTGAAAAACGTTTACTGGAACTTTTCCTCGATGGTCTAGAC ACAATAGACTACTCTCCAATAGACTTTGTCGACCCTCCAGGAGGAGATCCTATAGCTCAAcaagatgatgaagatagATATTTTGACGACGAAGAACCGAGTCGGACGCCCAACGGGACGACACAAGGCGAAGCTCTGAGAGATCGCCAGACGATGAATGGTGGGGACAAGACCGCTCAAAATGGTCAGGGAGAGTACGATTACTAG
- a CDS encoding ATP-binding cassette (ABC) transporter, putative (Similar to TIGR gene model, INSD accession AAW43068.1~Probable ATP-dependent transporter YER036C), which translates to MAPSASKQKRLAEKAAKAAEKGKTGSSKSSVTGASTPLTSVSDDPTDAAEQMKKLSLATDRSASGVLVSDPKGRDIKIDQYMLSFHGRLLIEGAEIALNYGQRYGLLGENGSGKSTFLQSIAERDIEIPDHIDIYLVSGAVEPSDVNALDYIVSSAREKVERLEKLAEDMSTADNVDELALDAIYEELEEMDPSTFEAKAGAILNGLGFSQQMMAKPTKDMSGGWRMRVALARALFIKPHVLLLDEPTSHLDLGAVVWLEAYLSTYNHILILTSHSADFMDTVCTNIMDLTSKKKLVYYGGNYTTYVRTKSENEVNQMKAYAKQQEEIAHIKKFIASAGTYANLVKQAKSKQKIIDKMEAAGLIEKVEQPRQLRFNFEDVKKLPPPIIAFSDVAFSYSGKKEDYLYQDLSFGIDMDSRIAIVGDNGTGKSTLLNLITGALQPVEGTINKHTQLKLAKYSQHSADQLPYDKSPVEHIASLYSEKFPDKDIQFWRQQIGRFGITGAHQTSPINQLSDGLRNRVVFAILAMEHPHIILLDEPTNHLDMGSIDALAAAIKEFEGGVVIVSHDFRLISQVAEDLWEVKDKKVINLTKQDISIVDYKKALAKRSQAQIEKAKLISKNATKGVA; encoded by the exons ATGGCCCCCTCCGCATCCAAGCAGAAGCGACTTGCAGAAAAGGCCGCCAAGGCCGCCGAAAAGGGCAAGACTGGCTCCTCCAAGTCCTCCGTCACTGGTGCCAGCACCCCCCTTACGAGCGTTTCCGACGATCCTACTGATGCCGCCGAGCAGATGAAGAAGCTCAGCTTGGCTACCGACAGGAGTGCT AGCGGTGTTTTGGTTTCCGACCCCAAGGGACGAGACATCAAGATTGATCAGTATATGCTTTCTTTTCATGGTCGATTGTTGATTGAGGGTGCCGAGATTGCTCTTAACTACGGTCAACG ATACGGTCTTTTGGGTGAGAATGGTTCCGGAAAGTCCACTTTCCTGCAATCCATTGCCGAGCGAGACATCGAGATTCCCGACCACATTGACATCTATCTCGTTTCAGGTGCCGTCGAGCCTTCCGATGTCAACGCCCTAGATTACATTGTTTCTTCCGCTAGGGAGAAGGTCGAGAGACTCGAGAAGCTTGCCGAGGACATGTCTACCGCCGACAACGTTGACGAACTTGCTCTTGATGCCATCTACGAGGAGCTCGAGGAAATGGACCCTTCCACATTCGAGGCCAAGGCCGGTGCCATCTTAAACGGTCTCGGTTTCTCTCAACAAATGATGGCCAAGCCTACCAAGGACATGTCTGGTGGTTGGCGAATGCGTGTCGCTCTTGCCCGTGCTTTGTTCATTAAGCCTCACGTGTTGTTGTTGGACGAGCCTACGTCTCacttggatttgggtgCTGTCGTCTGGCTTGAAGCGTACCTTTCCACGTACAACCATATTTTGATCTTGACCTCTCACTCTGCCGATTTTATGGACACCGTCTGTACCAACATTATGGACTTGACCtccaagaagaagctcgTCTACTACGGTGGTAACTACACCACTTACGTTCGAACCAAGAGTGAAAATGAGGTTAACCAGATGAAGGCTTACGCCAAGCAACAGGAAGAGATTGCTCACATTAAGA AGTTCATTGCTAGTGCCGGTACCTATGCCAACTTGGTCAAGCAAGCCAAATCTAAGCAAAAGATTATCGACAAGATGGAGGCTGCTGGTTTGATTGAAAAGGTCGAGCAACCTCGTCAGCTCAGGTTCAACTTCGAAGACGTCAAGAAGCTCCCTCCCCCTATCATCGCCTTTTCCGACGTTGCCTTCTCTTACTCTGGTAAGAAGGAAGACTACTTGTACCAGGATTTGTCCTTCGGTATCGACATGGACTCTAGAATCGCCATTGTCGGTGACAACGGTACAGGTAAATCTACTCTTCTTAACCTTATAACCGGCGCCCTCCAACCTGTCGAGGGTACCATCAACAAGCACACTCAACTCAAGCTTGCCAAGTACTCTCAGCACTCTGCTGATCAACTTCCTTACGACAAGTCTCCGGTCGAGCACATTGCTTCTCTCTACAGCGAAAAATTCCCCGACAAGGACATTCAGTTCTGGAGGCAGCAGATTGGTCGATTTGGTATCACTGGTGCTCATCAAACCAGCCCTATCAACCAGCTGTCTGATGGTTTGAGGAATCGAGTAGTGTTTGCTATCCTTGCTATGGAACACCCCCACATTATTTTGCTCGATGAGCCTACTAATCACTTGGATATG GGTTCCATTGACGCCCTCGCCGCTGCTATCAAGGAGTTTGAAGGTGGTGTCGTAATTGTCTCCCACGACTTCC GACTCATTTCTCAGGTTGCTGAAGACCTTTGGGAAGTGAAAGACAAGAAGGTTATCAACCTTACCAAGCAGGACATCTCTATTGTTGACTACAAGAAGGCTCTTGCTAAGCGAA GTCAAGCCCAGATTGAGAAGGCTAAGCTTATTTCCAAGAACGCTACCAAGGGTGTTGCTTAA
- a CDS encoding Hypothetical Protein (Similar to TIGR gene model, INSD accession AAW43190.1), whose product MSATSYPLPSSTSSNSLRSLRRLSLPTILSSPIPTTPLESSWQPRSSKTPQSVHLFQEKHATEFAHLYEYDDEAERERRLRQEQEVLEEARRVGRMMRESLKAKAKEQLEGRADQGAQQCNGKGRRPLSLLSGRQLEFQSPALVRVSEYVTPGPPECTGLIPPMKDDIEHLTPDLSTPILSDTYSPDPTIVTPEQRSLGLEFQRSLACESIHEEASSSSADTSVQHSTYSWATSFSGETEELRVAAHYVPPQTPQEEEQDEDHKEKVIDTPEKIKRRRKRIIAIAHTVRQLEGIGSREVEDPTVYQKLVKAWNERPGFMPQEPVWTLEEQSKEERAPEVSTNSGAWLVPSRTPDAPANDLTQTQSHSSSNPSAHNSSQMSSPFRYSFASSVHDLVDDGGVERAAQILSEKAWLKTPLYGHDAFFGAHSPSNPYPTSSFQPKPRARNSDDSFEGVGSIQSHDEKSEEQIKTERKEPKRTLRRIQTDISKLRAEATFVPLKPEAEAGPSVPPNFGLGFIGNWMMSGDNGRPLEIRPEETGFQQGEDGVEIKKAKKGRKQQGSVHSLSGIIPQSTHPVEDESMETIDLTLDASRPASFYTTSDGRRQQRPQHTPGRTGYPFSSHSQRPDCWTPLTTSLPQHIEYPLGPPIDLGAPASVPDRLAVGIWQVEQVERSETEEGEWLEDLDSYRSSAICSSPSIFRPSPRKSHLQVRPKSIPPTTPVKEQKYPIFPNMLNTRARKEKRRSGEERGDEHRSSAKRRRQSYDCFYYRDMSVEEGVGTATVQKNTERAAAVIVDRSETMRAEVEMGHTQTEPVPPMSQPHPTANLDPEKGVISLSSPPPSRTPLVFFILGLFFPLLWFVGGWLLPHSATQTPETETVPQTITHYLPRWVYHSNYTVLACRIASVASLSFLLIAGITLAIVLPLTL is encoded by the coding sequence ATGTCTGCTACGTCTtaccctcttccttcttctaCATCCTCCAACTCTCTTCGCTCCCTCCGTCGCTTGTCTCTCCCGACGATCCTTTCTAGCCCCATTCCTACCACTCCTCTTGAGTCTTCTTGGCAGCCTCGCTCCTCGAAAACGCCTCAATCTGTGCACCTTTTCCAAGAAAAACACGCCACCGAGTTCGCCCATTTGTATGAATATGACGATGAGGCTGAGCGAGAGCGGCGCTTGCGACAAGAGCAAGAGGTTCTGGAAGAGGCGAGACGTGTGGGAAGAATGATGAGAGAAAGCTTGAAAGCCAAAGCCAAGGAACAGCTCGAAGGCAGAGCCGACCAAGGGGCCCAACAATGCAACGGGAAAGGCAGACGCCCATTGAGTTTATTGTCGGGCAGACAGCTCGAATTTCAGTCACCAGCATTGGTCCGGGTCAGCGAATACGTCACCCCTGGTCCACCCGAATGCACCGGACTTATACCCCCAATGAAAGACGATATAGAGCATCTGACACCCGATCTGTCTACACCCATACTATCCGATACGTATTCTCCCGATCCTACCATCGTTACTCCTGAACAGCGAAGTTTGGGCCTTGAATTCCAGCGATCGCTCGCCTGTGAATCAATCCATGAAGAGGCGTCCTCCTCTTCAGCAGACACTTCTGTCCAGCATTCAACTTATTCTTGGGCGACTTCTTTTTCAGGAGAAACGGAGGAGCTGCGAGTGGCTGCGCATTATGTGCCCCCGCAAACCCCgcaggaggaagaacagGACGAGGATCATAAGGAGAAAGTTATTGACACCCCTGAAAAGATCAAGAGACGGAGGAAGCGGATTATAGCCATCGCGCACACTGTGCGTCAGCTTGAAGGTATCGGCTCTAGAGAGGTTGAGGATCCTACAGTTTACCAGAAATTGGTCAAGGCATGGAACGAAAGGCCTGGATTTATGCCGCAAGAACCGGTGTGGACACTCGAGGAGCAGTCGAAGGAAGAGCGAGCCCCAGAAGTCTCCACAAACTCTGGTGCTTGGCTCGTCCCCTCTCGCACACCCGACGCACCTGCCAACGACCTTACTCAAACCCAATCCCACTCATCCTCGAATCCTTCCGCCCATAACAGCTCACAGATGTCTAGTCCGTTCCGGTATTCTTTTGCTTCTAGCGTCCATGATCTTGTGGATGACGGCGGAGTCGAGCGAGCTGCGCAGATCTTAAGTGAAAAGGCTTGGTTGAAGACACCGTTATATGGTCATGACGCATTCTTTGGCGCACATTCTCCTTCAAACCCTTACCCCACTTCATCTTTCCAACCCAAACCTAGAGCTAGGAACAGCGATGACTCGTTCGAGGGGGTGGGAAGCATACAAAGCCACGATGAGAAGAGCGAAGAGCAGATTAAGACTGAAAGAAAAGAACCAAAAAGGACGCTGAGAAGAATTCAAACCGACATATCCAAATTACGAGCTGAAGCGACATTTGTTCCTCTCAAGCCTGAAGCAGAGGCCGGTCCGTCAGTGCCGCCCAACTTTGGCCTAGGCTTCATCGGCAATTGGATGATGTCAGGAGATAATGGGCGTCCTTTGGAGATCAGGCCAGAGGAAACGGGTTTTCAGCAGGGGGAGGATGGGGTGGAGATCAAGAAGGCGAAAAAGGGGCGCAAACAACAAGGCTCGGTTCATTCACTCAGCGGGATTATTCCCCAGAGTACACATCCGGTCGAAGACGAATCTATGGAAACAATCGACCTGACTCTCGATGCATCTCGTCCAGCGAGTTTTTACACCACCTCCGACGGTCGACGACAACAGCGCCCGCAGCACACTCCCGGGAGGACAGGCTATCCGTTCTCGAGCCACTCCCAACGGCCGGATTGCTGGACCCCCTTGACTACCTCCTTACCTCAACACATAGAATATCCGCTGGGTCCTCCGATCGATCTGGGAGCCCCAGCATCTGTTCCGGATCGACTGGCGGTGGGTATATGGCAAGTAGAGCAGGTGGAAAGGTCGGAGACGGAGGAGGGCGAGTGGCTCGAGGATTTGGACTCTTATCGTTCCTCGGCGATTTGCTCATCCCCATCGATCTTCCGTCCGAGTCCCCGCAAATCTCACCTTCAAGTACGCCCAAAATCCATCCCGCCGACTACCCCAGTGAAGGAACAAAAATACCCCATCTTCCCCAATATGCTGAACACACGTGcgagaaaagagaagaggagaagtggggaagagagaggggaCGAGCATCGTTCCTCAGCAAAGAGGAGACGCCAAAGCTACGACTGCTTTTATTACCGCGATATGTCAGTGGAGGAGGGTGTGGGTACCGCGACAGTGCAAAAGAATACAGAACGCGCTGCAGCGGTGATAGTGGATAGAAGCGAAACCATGAGGGCTGAAGTAGAAATGGGACATACGCAAACAGAACCTGTCCCGCCAATGAGCCAGCCACACCCGACCGCTAACTTAGACCCCGAAAAGGGCGTTATCTCACTTTCATCTCCACCGCCTTCGCGTACTCCTCTTGTATTTTTTATCCTTggcctcttcttccctcttctttgGTTTGTTGGCGGGTGGCTTCTACCTCATTCTGCCACGCAAACTCCTGAAACAGAAACCGTCCCTCAAACTATTACACATTACTTGCCCCGATGGGTTTATCACTCAAATTACACTGTTCTTGCTTGCCGTATAGCGTCTGTAGCATCCTTGTCATTCCTTTTGATAGCAGGTATAACTCTAGCCATAGTGCTACCGCTTACCCTCTAG